A section of the Fibrobacter sp. genome encodes:
- the thiS gene encoding sulfur carrier protein ThiS, producing the protein MIKVNGIDVETDGKSFVGKSVAEYLSTTNFDCKRIAVERNGDIVPKAKYGETLLAEGDSLEVVSFVGGG; encoded by the coding sequence ATGATTAAAGTCAATGGCATTGATGTTGAAACGGACGGCAAGTCCTTTGTCGGTAAGTCTGTTGCCGAATACCTTTCCACCACAAATTTCGACTGCAAACGAATTGCTGTAGAACGTAATGGCGATATTGTGCCTAAAGCCAAGTATGGCGAAACCCTTCTTGCTGAAGGGGATTCTCTGGAAGTAGTCAGTTTTGTGGGAGGGGGCTAG